Proteins encoded together in one Micromonospora auratinigra window:
- the rpoB gene encoding DNA-directed RNA polymerase subunit beta: protein MAASRPAKTSRTSSAFAPRRVSFGRITEHLEVPNLLAIQNESFDWLVGNEAWQGRSADDPHARSGLAEILDEISPIEDFSGTMSLSFSAPRFDEVKASIEECKEKDLTYCAPLFVTAEFTNNTTGEIKSQTVFMGDFPMMTPKGTFIINGTERVVVSQLVRSPGVYFDKQPDKTSDRDLSSVKVIPSRGAWLEFDIDKRDTVGVRIDRKRRQAVTVLLKAIGWSAERIREKFGWSELMMTTLEKDHIAGQDEALLDIYRKLRPGEPPTRENAQTLLDNLFFNPKRYDVAKVGRYKFNKKLELDVPITTGTLTEDDIVATVEYLCRLHAGEEGYEADDIDHFGNRRLRTVGELIQNQVRVGLSRMERVVRERMTTQDVEAITPQTLINIRPVVAAIKEFFGTSQLSQFMDQTNPLAGLTHRRRLSALGPGGLSRERAGFEVRDVHPSHYGRMCPIETPEGPNIGLIGALSTFARVNPFGFIETPYRKVIDGRVTDQIDYLTADEEDRFVKAQANAPLKADGTFAEDRVLVRRKGGETEDVAPGAVDYMDVSPRQMTSVATAMIPFLEHDDANRALMGANMQRQAVPLVKAESPLVGTGMEYRAAVDAGDVVVAEVGGLVEDLCADYITVHQDDGHRRTYLLHKFRRSNAGSCVNQKPVVFEGDRVEAGQVIADGPCTDEGEMALGRNLLVAFMCWEGHNYEDAIILSQRLVQQDVLTSIHIEEHEVDARDTKLGPEEITRDIPNVSEEMLADLDERGIIRIGAEVVPGDILVGKVTPKGETELTPEERLLRAIFGEKAREVRDTSLKVPHGETGTVIGVRTFSREDGDELPPGVNELVRVYVAQKRKIQDGDKLAGRHGNKGVISKILPIEDMPFLEDGTPVDIVLNPLGVPSRMNIGQVLETHLGWVAKTGWSVDGDDEEWKRQLRSINAHESEPDSNVATPVFDGAREEEISGLLASTLPNRDGKQLIGRTGKAQLFDGRSGEPLPDPIAVGYVYILKLNHLVDDKIHARSTGPYSMITQQPLGGKAQFGGQRFGEMECWAMQAYGAAYALQELLTIKSDDVLGRVKVYEAIVKGENIPEPGIPESFKVLLKELQSLCLNVEVLSSDGVALEMRETDDEVFRAAEELGIDLSRREPSSVEEV, encoded by the coding sequence TTGGCAGCTTCCCGCCCTGCGAAGACCAGTCGTACGTCGAGCGCTTTCGCGCCCCGCCGAGTTTCTTTCGGTCGGATTACCGAACACCTCGAGGTCCCCAACCTCCTCGCCATCCAGAACGAGTCCTTCGACTGGCTCGTCGGCAACGAGGCTTGGCAGGGCCGGTCGGCGGACGACCCGCACGCACGCTCGGGTCTCGCGGAGATCCTCGACGAGATCAGTCCCATTGAGGACTTCTCCGGCACCATGTCGCTCTCCTTCTCGGCTCCGCGCTTCGACGAGGTCAAGGCCTCGATCGAGGAGTGCAAGGAGAAGGACCTGACCTACTGCGCGCCGCTGTTCGTGACCGCGGAGTTCACCAACAACACCACTGGCGAGATCAAGAGCCAGACGGTGTTCATGGGTGACTTCCCGATGATGACGCCGAAGGGCACCTTCATCATCAACGGCACCGAGCGCGTCGTGGTCAGCCAGCTCGTCCGCTCGCCGGGCGTGTACTTCGACAAGCAGCCGGACAAGACCTCCGACCGCGACCTCTCCAGCGTCAAGGTCATCCCGAGCCGGGGTGCCTGGCTGGAGTTCGACATCGACAAGCGCGACACCGTCGGCGTCCGCATCGACCGTAAGCGCCGGCAGGCCGTCACCGTCCTGCTCAAGGCCATCGGGTGGTCCGCGGAGCGCATCCGCGAGAAGTTCGGCTGGTCCGAGCTGATGATGACCACGCTCGAGAAGGACCACATCGCCGGTCAGGACGAGGCGCTGCTCGACATCTACCGGAAGCTCCGCCCTGGCGAGCCGCCGACCCGCGAGAACGCCCAGACCCTGCTCGACAACCTCTTCTTCAACCCGAAGCGGTACGACGTCGCCAAGGTCGGGCGCTACAAGTTCAACAAGAAGCTCGAGCTGGACGTGCCGATCACCACCGGCACGCTCACCGAGGACGACATCGTCGCCACCGTCGAGTACCTCTGCCGGCTGCACGCCGGTGAGGAGGGCTACGAGGCCGACGACATCGACCACTTCGGCAACCGTCGCCTGCGTACCGTCGGCGAGCTGATCCAGAACCAGGTCCGGGTGGGTCTCTCCCGGATGGAGCGGGTCGTCCGCGAGCGGATGACCACCCAGGACGTCGAGGCGATCACGCCGCAGACCCTGATCAACATCCGCCCGGTGGTGGCGGCGATCAAGGAGTTCTTCGGTACGTCGCAGCTGTCCCAGTTCATGGACCAGACCAACCCGCTGGCGGGCCTCACCCACCGGCGCCGGCTGAGCGCGCTCGGCCCGGGTGGTCTGTCCCGTGAGCGGGCCGGCTTCGAGGTCCGCGACGTGCACCCGTCCCACTACGGCCGGATGTGCCCGATCGAGACGCCGGAAGGCCCGAACATCGGCCTGATCGGCGCGCTCTCCACCTTCGCCCGGGTCAACCCGTTCGGCTTCATCGAGACGCCGTACCGGAAGGTCATCGACGGTCGGGTCACCGACCAGATCGACTACCTGACCGCGGACGAGGAGGACCGGTTCGTCAAGGCGCAGGCCAACGCGCCGTTGAAGGCCGACGGCACGTTCGCCGAGGACCGCGTGCTCGTCCGTCGTAAGGGCGGCGAGACCGAGGACGTGGCGCCCGGGGCCGTGGACTACATGGACGTCTCGCCGCGGCAGATGACCTCCGTCGCGACCGCGATGATCCCGTTCCTCGAGCACGACGACGCCAACCGCGCGCTCATGGGCGCGAACATGCAGCGCCAGGCGGTGCCGCTGGTCAAGGCCGAGTCGCCGCTGGTCGGTACGGGCATGGAGTACCGCGCGGCCGTGGACGCCGGCGACGTGGTCGTCGCCGAGGTCGGCGGTCTGGTCGAGGACCTCTGCGCGGACTACATCACCGTCCACCAGGACGACGGCCACCGCCGGACGTACCTGCTGCACAAGTTCCGCCGCTCCAACGCCGGCTCCTGCGTCAACCAGAAGCCGGTCGTCTTCGAGGGCGACCGCGTCGAGGCCGGTCAGGTCATCGCCGACGGTCCGTGCACCGACGAGGGCGAGATGGCGCTCGGGCGCAACCTGCTGGTGGCGTTCATGTGCTGGGAGGGCCACAACTACGAGGACGCGATCATCCTGTCGCAGCGCCTCGTGCAGCAGGACGTGCTCACCTCGATCCACATCGAGGAGCACGAGGTCGACGCCCGGGACACCAAGCTCGGCCCGGAGGAGATCACCCGGGACATCCCGAACGTCAGCGAGGAGATGCTCGCCGACCTCGACGAGCGCGGCATCATCCGGATCGGCGCCGAGGTCGTCCCCGGCGACATCCTGGTCGGCAAGGTCACGCCCAAGGGCGAGACCGAGCTGACCCCGGAGGAGCGGCTGCTCCGCGCGATCTTCGGTGAGAAGGCGCGTGAGGTCCGGGACACCTCGCTGAAGGTGCCGCACGGTGAGACCGGCACGGTCATCGGCGTGCGTACCTTCTCCCGCGAGGACGGCGACGAGCTGCCCCCGGGCGTGAACGAGCTGGTCCGGGTCTACGTGGCCCAGAAGCGCAAGATCCAGGACGGTGACAAGCTCGCGGGCCGGCACGGCAACAAGGGCGTCATCTCCAAGATCCTGCCGATCGAGGACATGCCGTTCCTGGAGGACGGCACCCCGGTCGACATCGTGCTGAACCCGCTCGGTGTGCCGTCCCGGATGAACATCGGCCAGGTCCTGGAGACCCACCTCGGGTGGGTGGCCAAGACCGGCTGGAGCGTGGACGGCGACGACGAGGAGTGGAAGCGCCAGCTCCGCTCGATCAACGCGCACGAGTCCGAGCCGGACTCCAACGTGGCCACCCCGGTCTTCGACGGTGCCCGCGAGGAGGAGATCTCCGGTCTGCTCGCGTCGACCCTGCCCAACCGGGACGGCAAGCAGCTGATCGGTCGGACCGGCAAGGCGCAGCTGTTCGACGGTCGCTCCGGCGAGCCGCTGCCGGACCCGATCGCGGTCGGCTACGTCTACATCCTGAAGCTCAACCACCTGGTCGACGACAAGATCCACGCGCGGTCGACCGGCCCGTACTCGATGATCACGCAGCAGCCGCTGGGTGGTAAGGCGCAGTTCGGTGGCCAGCGCTTCGGTGAGATGGAGTGCTGGGCGATGCAGGCGTACGGCGCCGCGTACGCCCTGCAGGAGCTGCTGACCATCAAGTCCGACGACGTCCTGGGCCGGGTCAAGGTCTACGAGGCGATCGTCAAGGGCGAGAACATCCCCGAGCCGGGCATCCCGGAGTCGTTCAAGGTGCTGCTCAAGGAGCTGCAGTCGCTGTGCCTCAACGTCGAGGTGCTCTCCAGCGACGGTGTGGCCCTGGAGATGCGGGAGACCGACGACGAGGTGTTCCGGGCGGCGGAGGAGCTGGGCATCGACCTGTCCCGGCGCGAGCCGAGCTCGGTCGAAGAGGTCTGA
- the rplL gene encoding 50S ribosomal protein L7/L12 → MAKLSTDELLDAFKEMTLIELSEFVKQFEETFEVTAAAPVAVAGAAGPGAAAAEAEPEKDEFDVILDADGGKKIQVIKVVRELTGLGLKEAKDLVEAAPKAVLEKANKETAEKAKAKLEGEGAKVTLK, encoded by the coding sequence ATGGCGAAGCTCAGCACCGACGAGCTGCTCGACGCGTTCAAGGAGATGACGCTGATCGAGCTCTCCGAGTTCGTGAAGCAGTTCGAGGAGACCTTCGAGGTCACCGCCGCCGCGCCGGTCGCCGTCGCCGGCGCTGCCGGTCCGGGTGCCGCGGCCGCCGAGGCCGAGCCGGAGAAGGACGAGTTCGACGTCATCCTCGACGCCGACGGTGGCAAGAAGATCCAGGTCATCAAGGTCGTGCGCGAGCTGACCGGCCTGGGCCTCAAGGAGGCCAAGGACCTGGTCGAGGCCGCTCCGAAGGCCGTCCTGGAGAAGGCCAACAAGGAGACCGCCGAGAAGGCCAAGGCCAAGCTCGAGGGCGAGGGCGCCAAGGTCACCCTCAAGTGA
- the rplJ gene encoding 50S ribosomal protein L10 — MADKPIRADKATAVAELTESFRNAGAAVLTEYRGLTVSQLTQLRRSLGKETTYTVAKNTLAKRAASDAGISGLDELFTGPTALTFVSGDVVEAAKGLRDFAKANPKLVIKGGVFEGKAISAAEVTKLADLESREVLLAKLAGAMKGNLSKAAALFQAPLAKTARLAAALQDKREKEGAEAA, encoded by the coding sequence ATGGCGGACAAGCCGATCCGGGCCGACAAGGCCACGGCCGTCGCCGAGCTGACCGAGAGCTTCCGCAACGCGGGCGCTGCGGTGCTCACCGAGTACCGCGGGCTCACGGTTTCCCAGCTCACCCAGCTGCGACGCTCGCTCGGCAAGGAGACCACCTACACGGTCGCGAAGAACACGCTGGCGAAGCGTGCGGCGAGCGACGCGGGTATCTCCGGCCTCGACGAGCTGTTCACCGGTCCTACCGCGCTGACTTTCGTTTCGGGCGACGTCGTCGAGGCGGCGAAGGGGCTTCGCGACTTCGCGAAGGCCAACCCGAAGCTCGTCATCAAGGGCGGTGTCTTCGAGGGCAAGGCCATCTCCGCGGCCGAGGTCACGAAGCTCGCCGACCTGGAGTCCCGCGAGGTGCTGCTGGCGAAGCTGGCCGGCGCCATGAAGGGCAACCTGAGCAAGGCCGCGGCCCTGTTCCAGGCTCCGCTCGCCAAGACCGCGCGTCTGGCGGCCGCCCTGCAGGACAAGCGCGAGAAGGAGGGCGCCGAGGCGGCCTGA
- a CDS encoding ATP-binding cassette domain-containing protein encodes MRLEDVWLRYHRRASWVLRETDVRIEPGEVAVVLGRNGAGKSTLLQLAAGVLRPTRGRVVDRPAVVGWVPERFPADQPFTVGAYLTAMGRVAGLSGPEAERAVRRWVVRLGLTGFHGVRLPQLSKGTAQKVGLAQALLRPPGLLVLDEPWEGLDAGARELVPEIIDEVLADGGAVLVSDHRGETVRLPAARHWTVADGTVTEQPPSGGEATAVVELAVPAARVAATVARLRAEGHQILRVRDHAVPPATTRPGPDSLPGVPDAPPGSSDSRPGSADVPAGPADSPPGVPNAPASVPDLPPSASDDRSGADLTDGPETAVVAPEGAR; translated from the coding sequence ATGCGGCTGGAAGATGTCTGGCTGCGGTACCACCGGCGCGCGTCGTGGGTGCTGCGGGAGACCGACGTACGGATCGAGCCGGGTGAGGTGGCCGTGGTGCTCGGCCGCAACGGCGCCGGCAAGTCCACCCTGCTCCAACTCGCGGCCGGGGTGCTGCGACCCACCCGGGGCCGGGTGGTCGACCGGCCGGCCGTCGTCGGCTGGGTGCCGGAACGCTTCCCGGCCGACCAGCCCTTCACCGTCGGGGCGTACCTGACGGCGATGGGCCGGGTGGCCGGGCTCTCCGGCCCGGAGGCGGAGCGGGCGGTGCGGCGCTGGGTGGTGCGGCTCGGCCTGACCGGCTTCCACGGGGTCCGGCTGCCGCAGCTCTCCAAGGGCACCGCCCAGAAGGTCGGCCTGGCCCAGGCCCTGCTGCGCCCGCCCGGCCTGCTCGTCCTCGACGAGCCCTGGGAAGGGCTGGACGCCGGGGCCCGCGAGCTGGTCCCGGAGATCATCGACGAGGTGCTGGCCGACGGGGGAGCGGTCCTGGTCAGCGACCACCGTGGCGAGACGGTCCGGCTCCCGGCGGCCCGGCACTGGACGGTCGCCGACGGCACCGTCACCGAGCAGCCGCCGTCCGGGGGCGAGGCCACCGCCGTGGTCGAGCTGGCGGTGCCGGCCGCGCGGGTCGCCGCCACCGTCGCCCGGTTGCGCGCCGAGGGCCATCAGATCCTGCGGGTACGCGACCACGCCGTCCCGCCCGCCACCACGCGACCCGGTCCCGACTCCCTGCCGGGCGTGCCCGACGCTCCGCCCGGGTCGTCCGATTCCCGGCCCGGGTCGGCCGATGTCCCGGCTGGGCCGGCCGACTCTCCGCCCGGGGTGCCCAACGCCCCGGCCTCGGTGCCCGACCTGCCGCCTTCAGCGTCCGATGACCGGAGCGGTGCCGACCTGACCGACGGCCCGGAGACAGCCGTCGTCGCCCCCGAGGGGGCCCGGTGA
- the rplA gene encoding 50S ribosomal protein L1: MQRSKSYRKAADVIDRSKLYSPAEAVKLAKETTNVKFDATVEVAMRLGVDPRKADQMVRGTVNLPHGTGKTARVIVFAAGAKAEEAAAAGADEVGTDELVARIQGGWLDFDAAIATPDQMAKIGRIARILGPRGLMPNPKTGTVTMDVTKAVADIKGGKITFRVDKHSNLHLIIGKASFSESQLIDNYAAVLDEVLRSKPSAAKGTFLKKITLTTTMGPGVPVDPKVIKNLAEVPAEA; encoded by the coding sequence ATGCAGCGCAGCAAGAGCTACCGCAAGGCCGCCGACGTCATCGACCGGTCGAAGCTCTACTCTCCCGCCGAGGCCGTCAAGCTGGCCAAGGAGACCACCAACGTCAAGTTCGACGCCACGGTCGAGGTCGCGATGCGCCTCGGCGTCGACCCCCGCAAGGCGGACCAGATGGTCCGCGGCACGGTCAACCTGCCGCACGGCACCGGTAAGACCGCCCGCGTGATCGTGTTCGCCGCCGGCGCGAAGGCCGAGGAGGCCGCCGCCGCGGGTGCGGACGAGGTGGGCACCGACGAGCTGGTCGCCCGTATCCAGGGCGGTTGGCTGGACTTCGACGCGGCGATCGCCACCCCCGACCAGATGGCCAAGATCGGCCGGATCGCGCGGATCCTGGGCCCGCGCGGCCTGATGCCGAACCCGAAGACCGGCACCGTGACCATGGACGTCACCAAGGCCGTCGCGGACATCAAGGGCGGCAAGATCACGTTCCGGGTGGACAAGCACTCCAACCTGCACCTGATCATCGGCAAGGCCTCCTTCTCGGAGTCCCAGCTGATCGACAACTACGCGGCGGTGCTGGACGAGGTGCTGCGCTCGAAGCCGTCCGCGGCCAAGGGCACCTTCCTCAAGAAGATCACCCTGACCACCACCATGGGCCCGGGTGTCCCGGTCGACCCGAAGGTGATCAAGAACCTGGCCGAGGTTCCGGCCGAGGCCTGA
- the rplK gene encoding 50S ribosomal protein L11: protein MPPKKKLVKTFTLQLKAGQATPAPPVGPALGQHGVNIMEFCKSYNAQTEAQRGDIVPAEISVYEDRTFTFVLKTPPAARLLLKAAGVAKGSGVPQKDKVGSVTMTQVREIAEKKMVDLNANDIDQAAKIIAGTARSMGIIVND, encoded by the coding sequence ATGCCTCCGAAGAAGAAGCTCGTCAAGACGTTCACGCTTCAGCTGAAGGCTGGCCAGGCCACCCCGGCGCCGCCGGTCGGTCCGGCGCTCGGTCAGCACGGCGTCAACATCATGGAGTTCTGCAAGTCCTACAACGCGCAGACCGAGGCGCAGCGGGGCGACATCGTCCCGGCCGAGATCAGCGTCTACGAGGACCGGACCTTCACGTTCGTCCTGAAGACCCCGCCCGCCGCCCGGCTGCTGCTCAAGGCCGCCGGTGTCGCCAAGGGCTCGGGCGTCCCGCAGAAGGACAAGGTCGGCTCGGTGACCATGACCCAGGTTCGTGAGATCGCCGAGAAGAAGATGGTCGACCTCAACGCCAACGACATCGACCAGGCTGCGAAGATCATCGCCGGCACCGCCCGGTCGATGGGCATCATCGTCAACGACTGA
- the nusG gene encoding transcription termination/antitermination protein NusG → MPEYDETAETPDEQSTVATAANEESVEAASEPEFPTTEPAPDEDFDPVAELRQKLRYAPGDWYVVHSYAGYENKVKTNLETRITSLDMEEFIYQVEVPTREEVEVKNGKRSQVQAKVFPGYILVRMELTAESYSCVRNTPGVTGFVGATDRADRPAPLSLDEVLKWLAPAVETEQKKAKPEIKVLDFEVGDSVTVTDGAFASLPATISEINADQQKLKVLVSIFGRETPVELNFNQVTKI, encoded by the coding sequence GTGCCTGAGTACGACGAGACCGCCGAGACCCCGGACGAGCAGTCCACGGTGGCGACGGCGGCCAACGAGGAGTCGGTCGAGGCCGCCAGCGAGCCGGAATTCCCGACCACCGAGCCGGCCCCGGACGAGGACTTCGACCCGGTCGCCGAGCTGCGCCAGAAGCTGCGCTACGCGCCCGGCGACTGGTACGTGGTGCACTCGTACGCCGGCTACGAGAACAAGGTCAAGACCAACCTCGAGACCCGGATCACCTCCCTCGACATGGAGGAGTTCATCTACCAGGTCGAGGTGCCGACCCGGGAAGAGGTCGAGGTCAAGAACGGCAAGCGGTCGCAGGTCCAGGCGAAGGTCTTCCCGGGCTACATCCTGGTCCGGATGGAGCTGACCGCCGAGTCCTACTCCTGCGTCCGGAACACCCCGGGGGTCACCGGCTTCGTCGGGGCGACCGACCGGGCCGACCGCCCGGCGCCGCTGAGCCTCGACGAGGTGCTGAAGTGGCTGGCCCCGGCGGTGGAGACCGAGCAGAAGAAGGCCAAGCCCGAGATCAAGGTCCTCGACTTCGAGGTCGGCGACTCGGTCACCGTCACCGACGGTGCCTTCGCCTCGCTGCCGGCGACGATCAGCGAGATCAACGCCGACCAGCAGAAGCTCAAGGTGCTGGTGTCGATCTTCGGCCGGGAGACGCCGGTCGAGCTGAACTTCAACCAGGTCACCAAGATCTGA
- the secE gene encoding preprotein translocase subunit SecE, which translates to MAESKRRGEDAGDERLPEDAVVDDTVVDDVADDDATTADDEPVSRGGTATRKRARAESTEGRKTRKDTERIGLFARIARFFREVVAELRKVIWPTRKELLTYTAVVVTFVAVMLAIVAGLDYGFAKAVLFVFGGKS; encoded by the coding sequence GTGGCCGAGAGCAAGCGGCGCGGCGAGGACGCCGGCGACGAGCGTCTGCCCGAGGACGCGGTCGTCGACGACACGGTCGTCGACGACGTGGCCGACGACGACGCCACCACCGCGGACGACGAGCCCGTCTCCCGGGGTGGCACCGCCACCCGTAAGCGGGCCCGCGCGGAGTCGACCGAGGGTCGGAAGACCCGGAAGGACACCGAGCGGATCGGGCTCTTCGCCCGCATCGCGCGGTTCTTCCGCGAGGTCGTGGCGGAGCTGCGTAAGGTCATCTGGCCGACCCGCAAGGAGCTGCTGACCTATACCGCCGTGGTGGTCACCTTCGTCGCGGTGATGCTGGCGATCGTGGCCGGCCTGGACTACGGCTTCGCGAAGGCGGTGCTGTTCGTCTTCGGCGGCAAGAGCTGA